cattatcaaatgaagagaaatgtcgTCCTGTCCTCCGTCTTTGTACTCCCTTgtggcagagtttacagctcagGGGTCTCATTGATAAAACAGTGCGTAGGATCCATACTAAAAGTTTAAGTGCGcgaaaaaaagcctgaaaatgGCGTGCGTCACAAAtgaatcagatttataaaaccaCGCAGACGCACAAATGCACATATATTTCCCTCTATAAATCACAGTCTACTTGTAGACACGTGCACATGGATCAGCCTCATATCCCGCCCTCTTCACGCCCACATTCAACTATAAATGGTCAATGTAAAAGCATTCATGAATGTTGATGTACATGTGTCTCTTTCGCCGCACCAATCACTCTCTCTATCTTTAGACGCATGGACAATCAGTGTCTAGAGTCAGCGTATTGACCCTCTCTCATCACTTgcactcagcagcagcagaggaaggaccGCAACAGACATGAATggacttttactgttttatttccccATTTTCAGACGTCTTGAAGTTAAGTGTGTAACCCAAAACAACCATATATAACTTCAGTAAACATTCCTGTGCATCGTAAAGTCAGACATCTCTGGTTAAATGTTTGCCACAACCTGCAGTGGGCCAGCTCCCAGTTAACCAGAAGGCTATAAGTAGTTTTGACACCACACACTCAATATctacaatacaataaacactgtatttgtttatatttactccaaaatccagcatacaggtgtttctctaatttacacagtgagtgcaggtggtgaagatgtggTGGTGAGTGTGTATGGCAGCCACAGCAATGTCTCTAGTGTCTCTGCGCTTGACACAACAGTCGTGTTGATACTGTagtgattttacacacatacactacatAGAAACTAAACTCATACCTGGTGATATATGCATAgtattacaaaatattaaaaatctattaacACTCGGTGTTGCAAATATCTTGTAGCTAAGTTTGTTTAAGTTAAGTTATTaaatgtcatcttggatttctacaatGGATGATGATAATTTCATCAGTTTAGTTAACGTGGTtgagatgaaaataaatcagtatATTCACGCTTTGCTAATATCAGAGAAAGACAAGCCAGACTTTGCAGAGTCCTgccacctgccacatcctgacatcattcatttcagcagctgctgctccacaacTGACTCCCCTTTGTGCTCCGGGTGAGACAGCGCTGATGAAATGTTGGGCAGACTTTAAGATCTGAGTTGGCTTAtatcttttcaaattaaaagatgcttatggaatagttatggctCACTACAAGCCCAAGTACAGATAACactggtttgaatgtttatgataacgtggatctataattaatgtttgatattaagtgaaattaaatgtgtgagaggattattatacaatctggcttcaattcaccacctcaTCATCTGCATTGTCGATATCCCCCGTCTCCAAAATGTTCGTACGCGTGGATCAGAGTTTACGTACAGGTGTGCACATTCTtccatcaagtttgtttttatagctCACAACTTTTGCGTGGGATGTGGTGTACGCCTCTTCCAGGCCCTGTTTTGTGTGTACGCAAATGTGGAAAACCAAAAGTCAAGTTTACTAATTTAATTTggttcatgttttcttttattgttcaTATTGCAGGGGTTGATTATACTCTTTTTCTAAAAGCTACTCACTCCATTATAAAGGAATATGGTGATCATGCATAAGCAAACGGGTTCTAATATTTATACACTTATCACTTCCCAAGCTCCCAACTCACGGactataaattaataataataaattaataattgtttttctctgtagcCTAACTATAACAGACCACATTGAGGGTGAATATCATTGATAAAGTGTCTTGCATTTGTTCCCTCAATATTCAGTGTTAAACCGAGTCTGAAACACTCTGGATGATGTGGATCATTCCCAGAAAACCTCCTGCTTCTCAGCATCATGTTTCACTCAGTAAAACTCTGATTTGATAAATCAGcagttataaaaatgtgtaaactgCATCGTTATCTGGGAAACAGCACGTTTATTCACTTTACATGGAggtaaaatgaatatttaattatgttAAATATTGGCAGAATGAGTTAGTGTCTGTTTATGAGAAATCATAAATAATCTTttagaaggagtagatgtttaTCAGTAATCTTAGCTCCGTtaaatttaacaatatgttaAAGGAGGTTTTCCTCTGACAGCAGGAAACAGTTGAAGactttatctgatgatatttaAACTACATCTAACTGgtaaaaatgtttactgttacatatgttttgaatgcaggacttttagcttaataaagttgtttcacAACATGACAATGTCAAAAACTGAGCTGGCTGATAGGACACTTAGCATGATGCTAACAACATATTAATACAATGGGAAATCCCATAGAGAAAAAAGCTACAAGAAagctgcagtcagtcagtttcCTCTGCAGTTGCTTCACTTCTGGTAGAGTTATTGAGCGGAAATACtgacagcgccactctgccattgcaactaCATCGTGGTCGGAGGAGGTATTATCCTAAAAGGACTCTGCTGCCACCCAGTGTCTACAGTTACCCAGTGCTGCCTCCTCTTTTACCACCGTGGCAGCACCATGGTAACATGGCGGTAAAGCAGACAAATGAAATGAGTGCCACTtgtatggacagacaggtggacactttcaggtgaggacagacaggtggacagtaAATCAGCTCAAACTCTTGAGACTGCAGCTGATTGTCAGCTGTAACCATCATGCAGGAATGTTCCACCTGTGTGAGAGGAAATAACTTGTCAGTTGTCCAAAGATTGTtgaggaaagacaaacagaaacaggcggtttatcattttcatgttaGTGTGAATCAGTTTAAACAGTCCTGTCATCTGTTCACAATACAAACTGCTGAGTCTGACAAGAAAAAGTCTCATTGTTGACGTGATTTGACTTTGAGACgcctgtttctgattggctgaatgtAGCTGCTGTCGATAGCCGTCATGTGACGTGATGTCAtgtccatgtttgcatgctgaaagagaacgtgctgctctgacccccctcctcctttcaggctgcagcctgctggAGTCCGATGGTTGACACCAGGTCCTTGGaggtgtaagtgtgtttttcatttcattcatcaaaaTAAAGTTCATTCACATCCtactgaggatgaagatgatatCATCATCAAACCGATGATAgatcaataactgcagctgtattgtgtctcgttctctccatcagatttctgtcaactcacactggatccaaacacagcacacagagaactcaaactgtctgacaacaacaggaaggtgacataTGTGAAGGAggatcagtcatatcctgatcatccagacagatttgattaCTGGTatcagctgctgtgtagaaatgatctgactggtcgctgttactgggaggtcaAGTGGAGAGGACTGGTTTATATATCAGTGACTTACAGAGGAATCAGCAGGAAAGGAGACAGTGATGACTGTTTGTTTGGAATGaatgatcagtcctggagtctgaGTTGCTCTGATGGTGGTTACTCTGTCCGTCACAATAACAGAGAAacattcatctcctcctcctcctctgtctctggcagagtagcagtgtatATGGACTCTCCTGCTGGCACtttgtccttctacagagtctcctctgacacactgatccacctccacaccttcaacaccacattcactcagcctctgtatGCTGGGTTTAGGCTCTTGCCTGattcctcagtgtctctgtgtggtctggaggaggaagagtctccTCCTGTTAGAGAAACTTTCTCACTGCTGACCAGATAGTTCAGTCTGTACAGgatcacacacagctgatggtaTTTAGTACCAACATGATCTCTCACtgcttgtaaatgtaaacatggtttccacatgattgacagtttgtttgtaaaatgaatcaaatgataaactgagtccagttgttgttgttttctgttgttagtGTATTAGAAAGGCTTGAACTGTAATGGGATAATGGGAATGGGATCTTCACAATGTTTAGTTGTAGTTCTTCTAGTAGTTTCATAGTAACTGTGTTACCTGATTCCTTCACTTATTTAGAGATCACATGACAAATGATGGTCAGAACAACAGGCCTCCTATTGGCTGGTTAAATGAACACCTCTAATGGTGAAGGCTGAGGCTCAGCAGCTGGAGTCTGGCTGCTTTTATGCTGCGTTCATATCATATTGGAATGATGCTAATTATGAGATTCTGACTTGTAAATAGAATTCAGGTCAACATTCAAGTGGTAATTATGAAGTGGaaaagctgaaagctctgatatttACTGGATATGCTGGATTATTGTCAATAACAGTATTTTTGAGCCTCATTCCACCAACTTTGTAATCATGCAGCCGTCTTGATTTGTTGTGTGACATAAACGCTGGCAAGTtgtaaacatgggaatctttcccgCCTCTACCATCCATCCCATATGATGTGAACACAGCATTAGAGATGAGAAGTCCAggagctgttgtgtgtttctgacatacAGGAAGTATTTAGTTTTTCTCTGGAGTGTTTATTTAGTTCCTGTGTAGAGAATAAAGTTCATGATGATCAGTAGCTGACGTTAGttttctccatttatttttgtgtgtgtgcatgttaattCATATCTAATTTTATATAGTAGATTGAAGGTATTCATTCAGTCTGACAGCTGTTGTTCATTGACTGTTTCTAAATACGTTGTGCATCAGCACTTAGCTGTCATGTGTTAATAAAGccagcaggtgtcactgtttATTCCTTTAGTTCATACTGCAGAGATACGATAATAAATGCTgatgaatattaatataaacTGCGTATGACGTGGCGGTGAGCTACGGCTGTAACGTCATGGTGTCCCTGCTCGCGATCCGGATGGGACATGACAAACTGGGCATACTGGGAAAACCTAAACTGAACCTGGATGTTTTCTGACTGAAACAGACTTCACTTTTATTGGAAGCGTGATGACGTCACTACCGACCAAACTGAGCACCTGTACCTGCAAACAGGAGCAAaatataaagatgtttttgtatgtaaatcTACAATAAAAAGGCAGCTGTTAAACTGATTACATATAATagttaaattgtttgttttaagttttattttattcactgtgATCTGATGTAGATGTTTAGAACAGGAATGTGAGGAACATCACTTGTTACAGTTTTAATATTATAAGTTATAGtaacattaaatatgtttactgctgttattgtggtctaaatgtaaaacacaaatcCACCATggtaatactgtatgtaaatacaTGCTAACCCTGCGTTAGTCTGcagaaacaaacagctgattctATTGATTAGTTAATGAACTTGAGAGGAAATTATCTCATGTTGCAACTTTGGTGAAATGACGTCTGTCCTGCTGTCAGACTGAAGTTGAGAgtcagatatatttttttaatttttagacATGTATTCTGCAAACTTGTGTGTAAAACAGGTGACAGTCTGTACAGTGTTTCTTCAGATCCTGTTCTTGTTCTGTGTagctttgacaaaaataaactaGTATTTTACaatatgagtttgtgtgttaaaTCTTTCATGCTaataaatgtaacataaaatacatatttgcacaCTTTTGTATAATGTTTTTAGGTTTTAACTTTGCTGATGTGTTACAGCTCCCCCTGCTGGACAACCTGCAgtctgctgactgaatgaatgagtgaatttAAAACAACCAGACAACTTTACTTAGATGAACTTTATACAACAGTAGAGGAAAAACTGaagcaaatgagacaaaaattaACAGGTCATCAGTCGAGACATTTATAGACAGCAGAACTGAACTCTGATATTGTACTGAACTAGATGTCTTCGAGGATTTTGGTCGTTCCAGTCTTTCTTCTGATTTTGAAGAACTACATTACAGCTGAGTGACATTTCTAAATATTGTTTGTCTTCAATTCTTGGTTGTTAATGTCGTCTGAAAGCACCAACAGtcacaaatttaacaaaaatacagtGAAGTTTGTTTCAGTCAGTACTGTCGGGTTCTTGCAGACAGACGTTCGTAACTGAACAGTTGTTGGTTGAATCTCTGGACTGACTTTGACAAACTGAGCAGAGAGAACGTCTCCTCCCTCTGCACCGACAGTCCAGGTGCCTCTGAGCAAGgtgttgtgctgcagtggagcagctgaacGGTTAAAACTGTCTACCCATCACCGACAGGACGTTGGCAGGTCCTGCAGGTGAACTCAGGTGACGGCGTCTCAGTGTCGCAGTCGGAGGAAGAAGGCGTGGCGGCACTCTGTGCTGTCCACAGGATAGTATTTATCATAAAAGTTCAGGATGTACTCCTCCGCTTTGAAGCCAAACTTCTGGTACAGCAGCATAGCGGCATTACTGGCTGACACGTGCAGTGTGACGTCTTTCCCCATGcaggtctgaaaacacacaggacGGACGCGTCAGCAGAAAGTCACACATCTGAATCCTGAAACTGTCTGAATCTGAACAGGAAGGTCTGAAATTCATCACAACAGTTCAAAGTTATTATGATGCTGCGTAAACTGTATCTGTAGAGCAGCTTTCATACAGCTGAGTACAGTTcacactgatttacagacaCATCTGTAGTaataccactactactactactactactgtagtaataccactactactactgtactactagTGTACTaataccactactactactactgtagtaaTACCAATTCATTCTGCCTTCACAGACCTGGATGAGATGGTAGATCATGAAGGTGCCAATGCCAGCTCTCCTCCACTCAGGATGGACCAGCAGGAAGGAGATGTAGGCCTCGTTGTACTTCACATCTGGCACCATGAAGCCAAAGCCGACCACCACCTTCTTATAGAGGACGACCACGCTGAAGTCTGGGTACTGCAGACACTCTGACAGGTCCACACCTGCAGGACAGGAGAAACACACAAGCTTTGGCTTTGGAGACACAGATTCATGGAAGGAGGATAATCATCTCCACCATGAATAATTCTTGGCAGTGTGGAGGACATTCTGAAACATTTAGTCCttcatgtttaataaaatatacaaaatatagcACATAATAGGacaattacatttataaatatattatgaaAAATCTAATAATGatacatattatttatgtattctgggtatttctaaaatcctggctacagcCCTGAATATATGCACCAGAATAATgtattacaaacaaaacaaacaaaagcaaaatgaacacgtaaccatggaaacaatcCAAAAGAAGAATCCAGTTGGATGCGTGGACAGGTGTTTActcctgagagagacagacaaacactgaaaactctttttacatgaaaagaatcaaatgtaaagatttggaatatatttgcacaaAGAATCATTTTCCAGCATCTTCAGTCTGTTCTGTTCTATATAAATTATTAGTCAACTTTGGCTGCCACTCAGAGTTAAACTGACTTGTAATTGACatgaaacacagctgtaaaTTCCTCCACATGTGCATCACGAGGCCATCTAGTGGACTGATAGtagaacaacagcaactgattaCAGCTTTCATGGAAATCAAATGAattgaacagacagacaaacatcctgatattaaaatacaaagagagacagacaaacactgtgAAGGTATTTCAACAATATTTCCAACATCTGGAGGCTGACAAACATTCTGTCTGACACACAGTCGTTCTTCATCCTCCCACCAGATGGAGCCAAACTCAACTAACTTTCACATCCTACACATAGTGTCTGGACGAACATTGTTCTGATCATTTCTGTCTGGATTGATATGGATATTAGCAGCATTAATATCAATGCAGACACATGAACTTTAAAGAAacttgtttcagttttactgGATGAAACAGTTTGTGACAGAGAACAGAGCTGCTTGTCTTCATACAGTGAAGTTGGTTTCAATCAAAGATAAACAGAGCATGTTCTCTCACATCAAAAGGATTATGTGCTATGAAATAACAGATCAATCCACAATAATTACAACTATCAGCTTCATTTGTTTGCTTTGACAACATTTTGACAAACATTTCatcaacaaaatgtcattttcacaaCTTGTAATTTCAGAACACTTGATGAActtttcacaacacaaaatgcACTTTGACTCCgtgctgctgttttttctgctttttgtgcaCTGCACAGCTTGTGACTCTGACCAGCcaacattcatcattcatcGTCTTTCTGTCATTGagtaaagtgaagtgaagtttAGCAGCTTTCTAGATCAGAGCAGATCAGTGCTTCAtagtaaaagagaaaataggGACACAATAGAAAAGTAAAAGCTGAAGTAGAGATGAGATGAGTTACAATAACACTTGATCCTGAACGCAGCTCAGACTGAGACTAGTTCAACCAGTCAGACTGcatactgtcacacacacatgaagcaGCATCACTTCACTTCACCTGAGGAAAGTTCAACTTGAACTGAAGCTCGTTTCCTTCACAGACCTGCTCAGAGAGCTGCACACTGATGAAGTTCATGAGAAAAAGTTCAGTAAGTGGAGCTCTGGTTGATTTCTCTTGATCTTTGAGTCTCTTCATAGACAGTGTGTGATTGTTGGAGGAGTTTGTCAGCTTGGGAAACTTTCTGGTTGTTGTCGGGTAAAGATGGCGTCTGTGTGAGTCGCACTCATGCAGAAAAATCCTCCTGTGAggttaaattattattattactgataattGACGAGCAAGGAGCATTTTACTATTGTagttggtggaggtggagctgatattatttattgttaggCAATTTATAACAAGTATTCTATAAAATAATGAcgttttgtatgtaaatatgaaaatgttcaatTTACAAAGTAACTACTAACtgcagctgttaaataaatgtagtgcagtgaaaagaaaaatatttccctctgaaatgtagtgaagtataAAAAGGTATAAAATGGGAAAACTCAAGTGAAGTACAAATACCTTAAacttgtacttaagtgcagtacttgagtaaatgtacttcccCCCACTGAGGAGAGCAGGGCTCAGCTGACTGTAAGAATGAGGAAACACACTCAGTGATGAGATGAGATACTATCATATCACTGCTGCAGAGTCtgttttccactgaaaacactgaGGAGAGCAGCTTATTCTCTTGGTTTTAATCAGTTTGATCAGTTACAACATGTTCATTTAGGAGAAACATCATACATGATGTGAGAATACAGACTGTAGGAAAGAGTTGGGTTACAGTCAAACACAAGATGTACTGTCATACTGTTAAAACTCTCATCCATGACTTATGTGacaaacagtaaagaacagagaatgtctgtttttataatATAACATCCATTGTGACTGTGATTTGTGTGGGCGGCTGTACAGCTGCACTGACTGATTAAAACTGACCTCCTGAGTTTGTTCACTGCTGTTTAAAGAGCTGACAGTGCAGAAGAGACCAAAGCCTCCAGATACATGtagaaacaatcagaaaactGGAAACGTCATTATTTTAACTGAATGTTCATCAGATTTGTCTGAGGATGGTTTAGAGAGATCACCTTAACTTTAAGTTGGTCTCTCATCAGTCATCATTCTCTTGTATGTGAACCATCATACATGTTCTGAATGTAAACGCTGACATGTTAATGTAATTTATTCTGTAGCATCAAGGTGTTCTTTAATGCAGTGGTTCTGTagtcatactgtacataatgcATTAAGTAAAGCATTAACATTGACTCAGAGTGCATTTAAactgacttttttaaaattttatctcTACATCTCTCTATCTATTCTGTTTAtgtgacaaaaaagaaacagggTTCAACAtataaattaaacttttctATAAGAAGTTCATACTGACAAGTTTATATGTTTAGAGTCAGATTaatttatcttttctttgttttattattcagtGTTGCTTTTTCAACCTCACCAGAGTTCACAGACTTCACAGCTtgactgaaataaatatttatgcaGTTTATATAATCAAAAAGATGAAGATGCCCCGTGCACAGCAGTGTCTCTCTCCTGGTCGCCCACTGATGCAGGGCAAGTTACAGACAGTCAGAATAGTATTCCAGCTCACACCAGGATACCAGGATAGACACTATTTTCTTAGgtgattacattaaaaaacaaaagaagcaaaCTATGTGTTTCACATGTTGCTTCATCAGATTCGCTCTGTGCTTGATTGCTATCAGGTTTGTCTTTAAATAGTCAGGTGCTGATCAACAGAGGATCCAACCGGTTCACACACAGCATCTCATTTTCTAAtacaaatgcataaaaaaactaaacaacGGGCAACAGTGACTATAATTACACCTTACAAAATcagatataaatatacatttctgtAAGACTCATATCCACAAGATAATGAGGTGCAGTTAAGGTCAGAGtacaaaatacacaatgaaCAACATGGAAACTGTCAGATGAGTGTATTTAGTATTGAAGTGAATGAGCTGCTTTCCTCCAGtcagagctctgtgtgtttgtcatgtgaCTGAGAGGAATGATGAGAaataatgtgttgttgtgtttgtgtgaaggtgtttctctgctatggatcagtgtgaggacagagaagagggagtccctccctctaaaagctctctgtgtggggaacatgacagccagaccaaagctcagaggtgagatgaggatctctaactgtccatcactgttctccactcacatcactccactatcattattcacactcaaagctctgtgtgtgttgtattgaagaacaaagaagcagcacagaccagactctgctggacctggacctggacctggacctggacctggacctggacctggacctggacccaGCTGTGTGGCCATGAAGTGTGACTGGTCCATGGGGATACCTTTATATTTTAAACCTGGACAACCTACTGATGAAAGGTCAGAATGTAAAGTTGCAAAGACTGAACAGACTTTTCATTTCTATCCAACATGCATATTTAtcagagctgttgttgtttcaggATCCAGCAGCAGAGACCAGACTCTCCTGGACCTGAACCCAGCTGTCTATCCTTTAAGAGCGACTGGTCGAAGCATGATGACATTGGTTTTAAAGGAGGACGTCCATCTGCTGATCAGATGTAAGCTGTAACTGACAGTAAACGTCGGGTTATGCTAGAAAAGAACTGGTTTGTACGATGTGTTGTCCGACCACGTCAGTGAAAGCTGGCCGTCATAGAGAGGGAGGAGAcgtgataatcatttaaatatggagataacagatcacatgttcagacagtctctcctggaagacattcatGATGTTGCACTCAGTTGTTCATATGTGAAGTCAGatgatatgattttatttatacattacagacataaaaacatgttaaagtgaaaacacttatttcaaacatggtcccaagatgttaaaagacaaaacacaagacatacaacataaaactaaaccaccaaaaattaaataaaataataaacgcCCACATCAAAACGCAAAGCACAACAAAGACAATTTGATGGCTGACGTAAAAATGGAATTGCAGATTTCATTATAAACCTGTGACCATGTCCCATAAATAAGTCCTGACCTGACTTCTATAAGCTCCTCTCATTtttaacagctggatgtgtaacAGGAGGCTGTTCCACAACACGGCAGCAGCATAAAAAAAGGAACTTTTGGCTACATTATTCACTGGAGAGACTTTATATGGACACACAGTGGCCCTGGTGTTATAGCCATGCTGAGTATGTTCCATTGTTATCTGTGAAGTATTGAGGAGCAAACCCATTGATAATGTTGAACATATGATGCAGCTTCTGTTGTTCTACTCTGAGCTGTACTGGCAGCAGTCCTACACTTCTGAATTCATCACCAACAT
The DNA window shown above is from Thunnus maccoyii chromosome 2, fThuMac1.1, whole genome shotgun sequence and carries:
- the LOC121906732 gene encoding stonustoxin subunit beta-like, whose product is KRTCCSDPPPPFRLQPAGVRWLTPGPWRYFCQLTLDPNTAHRELKLSDNNRKVTYVKEDQSYPDHPDRFDYWYQLLCRNDLTGRCYWEVKWRGLVYISVTYRGISRKGDSDDCLFGMNDQSWSLSCSDGGYSVRHNNRETFISSSSSVSGRVAVYMDSPAGTLSFYRVSSDTLIHLHTFNTTFTQPLYAGFRLLPDSSVSLCGLEEEESPPVRETFSLLTR